In Geopsychrobacter electrodiphilus DSM 16401, a single window of DNA contains:
- a CDS encoding universal stress protein, translating to MKNLDTLLVAIDFSDSSDKAFNSALFMAKKFSARLILVHVINEPVDLRGFYVPHISFDKLEEEITAGAEKMMEHFCRNHLQNFKNYESLIVPGVPYQEIIKTAQDKNVDMIVLGTHGRTGLDHVLFGSTAEKVVRKSPLPVLTVRLDDV from the coding sequence ATGAAAAACCTCGACACTCTTCTGGTTGCAATTGATTTTTCTGACAGCTCGGATAAGGCCTTTAACTCTGCACTCTTTATGGCCAAGAAGTTCTCTGCCCGGCTGATCCTGGTCCATGTCATAAATGAACCGGTTGATCTGCGCGGTTTTTACGTTCCGCATATCTCTTTTGACAAACTGGAAGAGGAGATCACTGCCGGAGCGGAGAAGATGATGGAGCATTTTTGCCGTAACCACCTGCAGAATTTTAAAAACTACGAATCCTTGATTGTGCCCGGGGTCCCCTATCAGGAGATCATCAAAACGGCACAGGATAAAAATGTCGACATGATAGTCCTGGGGACACACGGTCGTACCGGTCTTGATCATGTCCTGTTCGGTAGTACTGCCGAGAAGGTCGTGAGGAAGTCACCACTGCCGGTCTTAACCGTTCGCCTGGACGATGTCTAA
- the mtnP gene encoding S-methyl-5'-thioadenosine phosphorylase, with translation MSKPVIGVIGGSGLYEIEGLSDIREVNLETPFGAPSDKYVTGVLDGVKMVFLPRHGRGHRILPSEVNYRANIYGMKLLGVEQIISVSAVGSMKEEIVPGHIVIPDQFFDRTQGKRASTFFGNGVVGHVQFADPVCPALSKRLAAAATAVGARVHRGGTYLCIEGPNFSTRAESNIYRSWGVDIIGMTNIPEARLAREAEICYGTVALATDYDCWHQGHEDVSVEAVIAIIQQNVNTARQIIMRAVQTIAAEWQVADCQCDEALKFAVMTTKEMIPAQTCKDLEPLLGKYLGKVQS, from the coding sequence ATGTCGAAACCTGTAATTGGCGTGATTGGTGGTAGTGGCCTTTATGAGATTGAAGGTCTGAGTGATATTCGCGAAGTAAACCTGGAGACTCCATTCGGGGCGCCTTCAGACAAGTACGTAACCGGCGTGCTTGACGGGGTGAAAATGGTCTTCTTGCCGCGCCATGGACGAGGGCATCGGATTTTGCCTTCCGAGGTAAATTACCGCGCCAATATCTACGGGATGAAACTGCTCGGTGTTGAGCAGATTATCTCGGTTTCGGCGGTGGGGAGCATGAAGGAAGAGATTGTCCCCGGGCATATCGTGATTCCTGATCAATTTTTCGATCGGACTCAAGGTAAGCGCGCCTCGACCTTTTTCGGCAACGGGGTGGTCGGGCATGTTCAATTTGCCGATCCGGTTTGTCCGGCGCTTTCAAAACGCCTGGCGGCCGCTGCTACGGCTGTCGGCGCGAGGGTTCATCGTGGCGGGACCTATCTTTGTATCGAAGGACCGAACTTTTCGACTCGCGCCGAATCGAACATCTACCGCAGTTGGGGAGTGGATATTATCGGCATGACTAATATCCCTGAGGCTCGTCTGGCCCGTGAAGCCGAGATCTGCTACGGCACTGTGGCGCTGGCAACCGATTATGACTGCTGGCATCAAGGGCATGAAGATGTTTCTGTCGAGGCGGTGATCGCCATCATTCAACAGAATGTCAACACGGCGCGGCAGATCATTATGCGGGCGGTTCAGACAATCGCCGCCGAATGGCAGGTGGCGGATTGTCAATGTGATGAAGCATTGAAATTCGCGGTCATGACGACCAAAGAAATGATTCCGGCCCAGACCTGCAAGGATCTTGAGCCCCTGCTCGGTAAATATCTCGGAAAGGTCCAAAGCTGA
- a CDS encoding tetratricopeptide repeat protein — protein sequence MYFRTLLIVLLIALLVGCAGNASKQIKAKPHYTLGLSFLQSENPTLALKEFLKAVEEDPKDAGSQAGLARAYQMKKAYALAEQHYLKALEYSDNDPNYQNNLAALYLSMERWDQAIAYFQKAADNLLFMHSELALMGKGYALYRKGDYPSALQAYRKAEALAPHLGTVHFYIGETYLAMGRLELARASYEKALLYLPNYSEARYQLAVLKLKQNHIDDANALLKIIVNQEPSSVWGGRAADLLKTLQH from the coding sequence ATGTATTTCAGGACTCTGTTGATCGTCCTGCTTATTGCTCTACTTGTTGGTTGTGCCGGAAACGCCAGTAAACAAATTAAAGCCAAGCCTCACTATACCTTGGGCCTCTCCTTCCTGCAGAGTGAAAATCCGACCCTTGCCCTCAAAGAATTTCTCAAGGCTGTTGAGGAAGACCCGAAGGATGCCGGGAGCCAGGCAGGTCTGGCGCGCGCGTATCAAATGAAAAAAGCCTATGCCCTAGCCGAGCAACACTATCTGAAGGCCCTCGAATATTCGGATAATGATCCTAACTATCAGAACAACCTGGCGGCGCTCTATTTGTCGATGGAACGTTGGGATCAGGCAATAGCCTATTTTCAGAAGGCCGCTGATAACCTGCTCTTTATGCACAGTGAGCTGGCGTTGATGGGAAAAGGTTACGCGTTGTACCGTAAGGGCGACTATCCCTCGGCGCTCCAGGCGTATCGTAAAGCTGAAGCGCTTGCTCCACATCTCGGGACCGTGCATTTTTACATAGGCGAAACCTATCTGGCGATGGGTCGACTGGAGTTGGCCAGGGCCTCATATGAAAAAGCACTTCTCTACCTACCAAACTACTCTGAAGCTCGCTATCAATTGGCGGTTCTCAAGTTAAAACAGAACCATATTGATGATGCGAATGCACTTCTCAAAATTATCGTAAATCAGGAACCTTCGTCTGTTTGGGGTGGGAGGGCTGCTGATTTACTCAAGACCCTGCAGCACTAA
- a CDS encoding response regulator, which translates to MGQKIKKILIVDDEENARIGLSKLLSQEGYQVNAVGNGNEALDFLSHDRVSLVITDINMPEMDGLSFLRVLNREYPSTDVIMITAYGGVESYLEAMNLGAFEYLNKPIKLDELKSVMKKIFQHRDCA; encoded by the coding sequence TTGGGACAGAAAATTAAAAAAATTCTGATCGTTGATGATGAGGAGAATGCGCGCATCGGTTTAAGCAAACTGTTGAGCCAGGAGGGGTATCAGGTCAACGCCGTGGGGAACGGAAACGAAGCTCTTGATTTCTTGAGCCACGATAGGGTCAGTCTGGTAATTACCGACATTAATATGCCTGAGATGGATGGACTCTCTTTTTTACGTGTGCTGAACCGCGAATATCCGAGTACGGATGTGATCATGATCACAGCTTACGGTGGGGTTGAGTCCTATCTTGAAGCGATGAATCTGGGTGCTTTTGAGTACCTGAATAAACCGATCAAGTTGGATGAATTGAAATCGGTGATGAAAAAAATCTTTCAGCATCGAGACTGTGCCTGA
- a CDS encoding response regulator, with protein sequence MILQCPDCATRYRIKDMTPGRPAAKLICPNCSFHFTLIAPKAEGELPSIQSGARVLLVDDAHFFREMLADLLLPLNLNLLLAATAEDALMQLNQHPCDLMLLDLNLPDKNGRDLIREIRANSQIGKIRILAMSGVFRREEDGMDAIRAGADAFINKSFRPEDLREKVRKLLAR encoded by the coding sequence ATGATTCTTCAATGCCCCGATTGCGCAACACGTTATCGCATTAAGGACATGACACCGGGTCGGCCCGCGGCCAAACTTATTTGTCCTAATTGCTCATTTCATTTCACCCTGATTGCCCCTAAAGCAGAGGGAGAGCTTCCTTCCATTCAATCTGGTGCCAGAGTCCTTCTGGTTGATGACGCCCATTTTTTTCGTGAAATGCTGGCTGATTTGCTCTTGCCGCTCAACCTGAATCTTCTGCTGGCCGCCACGGCTGAAGATGCCTTGATGCAATTAAATCAACATCCTTGTGACCTGATGCTTCTCGATCTGAACCTTCCTGATAAAAATGGTCGTGACCTGATTCGGGAAATTCGTGCGAATAGCCAGATTGGCAAGATTCGCATTCTGGCTATGAGTGGTGTTTTTCGTCGTGAAGAAGATGGTATGGATGCAATCAGGGCGGGTGCCGATGCCTTTATTAATAAATCATTCCGGCCGGAAGATTTGCGCGAAAAAGTCAGAAAGTTATTAGCTCGATGA
- the rph gene encoding ribonuclease PH, whose amino-acid sequence MSDFKRTQDRPADALRPVSFTRNFTRYAEGSVLVCFGETKVLCNASVEERVPPFMRGQGKGWVTAEYSMLPRATHTRSMREAAKGKVSGRTQEIQRLIGRSLRAITDLEALGEITVQIDCDVLQADGGTRTASITGAYVALKDALQGLVDKGTLKKLPLLDSVAAISVGIVEGAALLDLEYIEDSAADVDMNYVITGSGEFVEVQGTAEERPFTLEQMDRMRQLALDGCQVLNRLQQQAFEL is encoded by the coding sequence ATGTCTGATTTTAAACGCACTCAAGATCGACCTGCCGACGCCTTGCGTCCGGTAAGTTTTACGCGAAATTTCACCAGATATGCCGAAGGCTCGGTACTGGTCTGTTTTGGGGAGACCAAGGTTCTGTGTAATGCCAGTGTTGAGGAGCGGGTCCCGCCGTTTATGCGTGGTCAGGGAAAGGGCTGGGTTACTGCCGAATACAGCATGCTGCCGCGTGCCACCCATACCCGCTCGATGCGCGAAGCGGCCAAGGGGAAGGTCTCAGGTCGCACTCAGGAGATACAACGTCTGATCGGCCGTTCCCTGCGTGCCATCACCGACCTTGAAGCCTTGGGTGAAATTACCGTGCAGATCGATTGTGATGTGTTACAGGCCGATGGCGGCACCCGCACCGCCTCGATTACTGGGGCCTATGTGGCGCTGAAGGATGCCCTGCAGGGGCTGGTCGACAAAGGGACGCTCAAAAAACTCCCGCTTCTCGATTCCGTTGCCGCCATCAGCGTCGGGATCGTTGAGGGCGCGGCACTGCTCGACCTTGAATATATCGAAGACTCCGCTGCTGATGTCGATATGAACTATGTCATCACCGGAAGCGGCGAGTTTGTTGAGGTCCAGGGGACCGCCGAGGAGCGGCCCTTTACCCTTGAGCAGATGGATCGCATGCGCCAGCTGGCCCTTGACGGGTGTCAGGTCCTTAACCGGTTGCAGCAGCAGGCGTTTGAGCTCTGA
- a CDS encoding PfkB family carbohydrate kinase, translated as MSVLVVGSVALDSVATPFGAVEEALGGSACYFSTSASFFSDVQLVAVIGDDFPEEHIDFLASRNIDLSGLQRSPGETFRWKGRYAYDLNEAQTLDTRLNVFEQFRPVLSALHREAEYVFLANIDPELQLEVLQQVKKPKLVACDTMNFWIGSKREALINTLGYVDILIINEAEVRQLADEPNLIKAAEIVRAFGPKTLVVKRGEYGVLMFTEHAVFSAPAYPLESVFDPTGAGDTFAGGFFGYLASTRNLDEASLRRATVFGTVMASFTVEKFSLERLKTLELKEIEERYQHLRAMTEFSLP; from the coding sequence ATGAGTGTTCTGGTTGTTGGCAGTGTGGCGCTGGACTCTGTTGCTACTCCCTTTGGGGCGGTCGAAGAGGCCCTTGGCGGATCGGCCTGCTACTTTTCGACTTCGGCCAGTTTCTTCAGTGATGTCCAGCTGGTGGCGGTGATCGGCGATGATTTTCCGGAAGAGCATATTGATTTTCTCGCCAGCCGTAACATTGATCTGAGCGGCTTGCAGCGCAGTCCAGGCGAAACCTTTCGCTGGAAAGGGCGTTACGCTTACGATCTGAACGAGGCGCAGACCCTGGATACCCGGCTGAATGTCTTTGAGCAGTTCCGGCCGGTGTTATCCGCTCTGCACCGAGAGGCTGAATACGTCTTTCTTGCCAATATTGATCCCGAACTTCAACTTGAAGTCCTGCAGCAAGTTAAAAAGCCAAAGCTCGTTGCCTGTGATACGATGAACTTCTGGATTGGCAGCAAACGTGAAGCATTGATTAATACCCTCGGGTATGTCGACATCCTGATCATCAATGAGGCTGAAGTGCGTCAGTTGGCTGATGAACCGAACCTGATCAAGGCCGCCGAAATTGTGCGCGCTTTCGGGCCGAAGACTCTGGTCGTCAAGCGAGGCGAATACGGGGTGCTGATGTTCACTGAACATGCGGTCTTTTCAGCGCCCGCCTACCCGCTTGAGTCAGTTTTCGATCCGACCGGCGCGGGGGATACGTTCGCCGGTGGGTTCTTCGGTTACCTTGCCTCGACGCGCAATCTGGATGAGGCCAGTTTGCGCAGAGCAACAGTCTTCGGTACAGTTATGGCGTCATTTACGGTCGAAAAGTTCAGTCTCGAACGGCTCAAGACCCTTGAGCTCAAGGAGATTGAGGAACGTTATCAGCATCTGCGCGCAATGACAGAGTTCTCATTACCCTGA
- the rlmN gene encoding 23S rRNA (adenine(2503)-C(2))-methyltransferase RlmN: MNENLLIDIKNLTLAELTVLLSDLGKEKFRALQIIKWVYARGVTSFDEMTDLSKVLREDLKQRFMVSDWTPELVETSSDGTRKYLYRLSDHESVETVRIPMESGKDTLCISTQVGCAMQCQFCMTGTFGLTRNLTVAEIVNQVCASLKDGPLQSIVLMGMGEPLHNLDNVIKALDILYLDQGCGFGPRRVTLSTSGLVPQMFELARRVKVGLAVSLNATTDALRDQLMPVNKKYPLAELLKACREIPLEPRQRITFEYILIGGVNDTLTDAKRLVKLMHGLRAKVNLITYNEHPASAFKSPNPKAVEEFQRYLLDRDIIAIKRASKGQDISAACGQLKGKLERHDV, from the coding sequence ATGAATGAAAATCTCTTAATTGATATAAAGAATCTAACCCTGGCTGAGTTGACCGTGCTGCTCTCCGACCTGGGGAAGGAAAAATTTCGCGCCCTGCAGATCATTAAATGGGTCTACGCGCGTGGCGTCACATCGTTTGACGAGATGACCGATTTATCAAAGGTGTTACGCGAGGACCTGAAGCAGCGCTTTATGGTGTCGGATTGGACTCCGGAGCTGGTTGAAACATCATCGGACGGAACGCGTAAATATCTTTACCGCCTGAGTGATCATGAGAGCGTCGAGACCGTGCGGATTCCTATGGAGAGCGGCAAGGATACCCTGTGCATCTCAACCCAGGTGGGCTGCGCCATGCAGTGTCAGTTCTGCATGACTGGCACTTTCGGTCTGACCCGAAATCTGACCGTGGCTGAGATTGTCAATCAGGTTTGCGCCTCGCTCAAGGATGGTCCGCTGCAGAGCATCGTCCTGATGGGGATGGGGGAGCCGCTGCATAATCTGGATAATGTGATCAAAGCGCTGGATATCCTTTATCTTGATCAGGGCTGCGGCTTCGGCCCGCGGCGGGTGACGCTGTCAACCTCCGGGCTGGTGCCGCAGATGTTCGAGTTGGCCAGGCGAGTCAAGGTCGGGCTGGCGGTGTCGTTGAACGCGACTACCGACGCCTTGCGTGACCAGTTGATGCCGGTGAACAAGAAATATCCCCTGGCAGAACTTTTGAAAGCTTGTCGTGAGATCCCCCTTGAACCGCGGCAGAGGATTACCTTCGAATACATCTTGATAGGCGGAGTCAATGATACGCTGACCGATGCCAAGCGTCTGGTTAAATTGATGCACGGCCTGCGCGCCAAAGTGAACCTGATCACCTACAACGAGCACCCGGCGTCAGCATTCAAAAGTCCGAATCCAAAGGCGGTTGAAGAATTCCAGCGTTATCTGCTTGATCGCGACATTATCGCCATCAAGCGTGCGAGCAAGGGGCAGGATATCTCGGCGGCTTGTGGGCAGTTAAAGGGGAAGCTTGAGAGGCATGATGTGTGA
- the ndk gene encoding nucleoside-diphosphate kinase, producing the protein MAVEKTFAIVKPDAFAAGYAGRILARIYAEGFKVVGLKKLYMSKVEAEGFYAVHAARPFFGELTDFMSSGPCIVMALEAEGAIAKWRDLMGATNPADAVAGTLRKEFGASIGENATHGSDAPETAAFELGYFFNGLELLG; encoded by the coding sequence ATGGCCGTTGAAAAAACATTCGCAATCGTCAAACCCGATGCCTTTGCCGCTGGTTATGCCGGTAGAATCCTCGCCCGTATCTATGCCGAAGGTTTCAAAGTCGTTGGTCTGAAAAAACTCTACATGAGCAAGGTTGAAGCTGAGGGCTTCTACGCGGTTCATGCAGCGCGCCCCTTCTTTGGCGAACTGACCGATTTCATGAGCAGCGGGCCCTGCATCGTGATGGCCCTCGAAGCCGAAGGTGCTATCGCCAAGTGGCGTGACCTGATGGGTGCCACCAATCCGGCTGATGCCGTCGCCGGAACCCTGCGCAAAGAGTTTGGCGCTTCGATCGGTGAGAACGCGACCCATGGTTCTGATGCTCCCGAAACGGCTGCGTTTGAGCTGGGTTACTTCTTCAACGGCCTGGAACTTCTTGGTTGA
- the ovoA gene encoding 5-histidylcysteine sulfoxide synthase, translated as MDQRSTRTIILNNGTVEDKRREIRDYFHQSFSLDEKLYDLLDCDAAFYLRAEPLRHPLIFYFGHTASFYINKLIVAGIISTRINPFFESMFAIGVDEMSWDDLNAEHYDWPTVAAVKAYREQVRKRVDEVIESLPLTLPIDAESPFWAIMMGIEHSRIHIETSSVIIRRLPLEMVRQLPLWEICSETGTAPQNELLPVRGGKVTLGKTKDHPLYGWDNEYGRHSFTVDDFAASQYLVSNHEFREFIEAGGYTQPGFWSEEGKSWLAFSRAERPLFWLKDGSNYRLRTLAQVINMPWDWPVEVNQLEAKAFCNWKAQSSRLPIRLPTEDEWRRMYDLHEIPDQPWWENAPGNINLEYWASPCPVNRFPFGKFYDLIGNVWQWTETSISGFAGFEVHPWYDDFSTPTFDTQHNLIKGGSWISTGNEATRDARYAFRRHFFQHAGFRYVATEQELEIADAMYETDAAVAQYCDAHFGPDKFGVKNFQAQLVSLSMAAMRGKPKERALDLGCAVGRASFELARHFESVTGIDFSARFIRIAHQLQLKGNIHYQLPEEGDIVSVHEQQLDSFGLSETSPKIEFVQGDAHNLKPQFKGYDLVIAANLIDRLSDPAHFLTSISERINPGGLLVIASPYTWLEEFTKKKNWIGAVRRAGEPFTSFEGLQELLSSHFHLLGEPQDLPFVIRETARKFQHTVSQVSIWEKFE; from the coding sequence ATGGATCAGAGGAGCACCCGCACCATTATTCTCAATAATGGCACAGTCGAAGATAAACGCCGCGAAATTCGTGACTACTTTCATCAATCCTTCAGCCTCGACGAGAAGCTCTACGACCTGCTCGACTGTGATGCGGCTTTTTATCTGCGGGCCGAGCCCTTACGCCATCCGCTGATATTTTACTTCGGCCACACCGCCAGTTTTTACATTAACAAGCTAATCGTCGCCGGCATTATCAGCACCCGGATCAACCCGTTTTTCGAATCGATGTTCGCCATCGGCGTAGATGAAATGTCCTGGGATGACCTGAACGCAGAACACTACGACTGGCCGACGGTCGCCGCAGTCAAAGCCTACCGTGAGCAGGTGCGCAAGCGGGTCGATGAAGTGATCGAGAGCCTGCCTCTGACCTTGCCGATCGACGCAGAAAGCCCCTTCTGGGCGATCATGATGGGGATTGAACATTCGCGGATTCATATTGAGACATCGTCCGTCATTATCCGCCGGCTCCCACTTGAGATGGTGCGCCAGCTGCCCCTGTGGGAGATCTGCAGCGAGACCGGCACGGCACCACAAAATGAGCTTCTTCCGGTTCGGGGAGGCAAGGTAACCCTGGGCAAAACCAAGGATCACCCGCTCTACGGCTGGGATAACGAATATGGCCGACATAGCTTTACGGTCGATGATTTCGCCGCGAGTCAGTATCTGGTCAGTAATCACGAATTTCGTGAATTCATCGAGGCGGGCGGCTACACACAACCGGGATTCTGGAGCGAAGAGGGAAAAAGCTGGCTCGCGTTCAGTCGCGCCGAGCGGCCGCTCTTCTGGCTAAAAGACGGATCAAACTACCGTTTGCGGACTCTGGCGCAAGTGATCAACATGCCCTGGGACTGGCCGGTCGAGGTTAACCAACTGGAAGCCAAAGCCTTCTGCAACTGGAAAGCACAAAGCAGCAGGCTACCGATCCGCCTGCCGACCGAGGATGAGTGGAGACGGATGTATGACCTGCACGAGATCCCCGATCAACCCTGGTGGGAAAACGCGCCGGGCAATATTAATCTGGAATACTGGGCCTCCCCCTGCCCGGTGAACCGCTTTCCCTTTGGCAAATTTTACGACCTGATCGGGAATGTCTGGCAGTGGACCGAGACCTCGATCAGTGGCTTTGCCGGTTTTGAAGTCCATCCCTGGTACGACGACTTTTCAACCCCGACCTTCGACACCCAGCACAACCTGATCAAGGGGGGCTCGTGGATTTCAACCGGTAATGAGGCAACCCGGGATGCACGCTACGCCTTTCGCCGCCACTTCTTCCAACACGCCGGCTTTCGTTATGTCGCTACCGAGCAGGAACTCGAAATCGCCGACGCAATGTACGAAACCGACGCCGCTGTCGCCCAATACTGTGACGCCCACTTTGGCCCGGACAAGTTCGGGGTAAAAAACTTCCAGGCGCAACTCGTGTCCCTCTCTATGGCCGCGATGAGAGGCAAGCCCAAAGAGCGGGCCCTCGATCTCGGATGCGCGGTCGGTCGTGCGAGTTTCGAGCTCGCCCGACATTTCGAATCGGTCACCGGCATCGACTTTTCAGCGCGTTTTATCCGCATTGCCCACCAACTCCAACTCAAAGGGAACATTCATTACCAGCTCCCGGAGGAGGGTGACATCGTCTCTGTCCATGAGCAGCAGCTTGACAGCTTCGGCTTAAGCGAAACCAGCCCGAAGATCGAGTTTGTCCAGGGGGACGCTCACAATTTAAAACCCCAGTTTAAGGGGTACGATCTGGTGATAGCGGCCAACCTCATCGATCGCCTGTCTGATCCGGCCCACTTTCTGACCAGCATAAGCGAAAGGATCAACCCTGGCGGACTGCTGGTCATCGCGTCGCCCTATACCTGGCTCGAAGAATTTACCAAAAAAAAGAACTGGATCGGCGCAGTTCGACGCGCTGGTGAACCCTTCACCAGTTTTGAAGGGTTGCAAGAACTACTCAGTTCGCACTTCCACTTGCTTGGTGAACCACAGGACCTCCCCTTTGTGATTCGAGAAACAGCACGCAAGTTCCAACATACAGTGTCTCAGGTGAGTATCTGGGAAAAATTTGAATGA
- a CDS encoding purine-nucleoside phosphorylase, translating into MIELSAMERTLDLIQRRTHGFSPVIAIILGSGMGPLQQKMQHARVIPYAELPLLPRQTVSGHQAELLLGELFGRKVALFCGRFHVYQGLTAFESTLTVQLAAALGCHAVVLTCAVGGIGDEVFPGDFLLIRDHLNFSGLNPLQGGQPPAFVDLHDCYRYDFAQCLTAEAVKLKRSLSTGILAYMPGPSYETPAEINALRILGASAVGMSTVPEAIMARALRLEVAALALVTNRAGGSPSEKLFHQEVLACSADAAEPFASLVNSLLSLF; encoded by the coding sequence ATGATTGAGCTCTCTGCCATGGAACGGACTCTTGACCTGATTCAGCGACGAACTCATGGATTCTCACCTGTGATCGCTATCATTCTTGGATCCGGGATGGGACCCCTCCAGCAGAAAATGCAGCATGCGCGTGTGATCCCTTACGCCGAACTTCCTCTCCTTCCCAGGCAGACGGTGAGCGGTCATCAAGCTGAATTATTGCTGGGAGAGCTCTTTGGGCGTAAGGTTGCACTTTTTTGTGGTCGTTTCCACGTTTACCAGGGCCTAACTGCTTTTGAGTCGACACTTACGGTCCAGCTTGCAGCCGCGCTGGGTTGCCACGCGGTTGTTCTGACTTGTGCCGTCGGTGGTATTGGAGATGAGGTCTTCCCCGGCGATTTTTTGTTGATACGTGATCATTTGAATTTCAGCGGGCTCAACCCACTGCAGGGGGGGCAACCCCCAGCCTTTGTTGATCTTCACGACTGTTATCGGTATGACTTTGCGCAATGCTTGACAGCTGAAGCCGTAAAGCTGAAGCGATCCTTGTCCACGGGAATTCTCGCGTACATGCCTGGACCGAGTTATGAAACCCCGGCAGAAATAAATGCCCTGCGGATTTTGGGCGCTTCGGCCGTCGGAATGTCTACTGTGCCGGAAGCGATTATGGCGCGGGCCCTGAGGCTTGAGGTTGCGGCGTTGGCGCTGGTGACCAATCGTGCTGGTGGCAGCCCGTCGGAAAAGCTTTTCCACCAGGAGGTCCTGGCCTGTTCCGCAGATGCGGCAGAGCCCTTTGCCTCACTTGTCAACAGCCTCCTCTCCCTGTTTTAA
- a CDS encoding XTP/dITP diphosphatase, whose product MKLLVATKNAGKLREISALFVNQGVEVLGLNSFPNAPDVVEDGDSFSANARKKALEIARFSNCLTLADDSGLVVPELGGAPGIFSARFAGEAATDEQNNLKLLNELKTIPPEKRQAYFCCVMALADPEGRCRTSEGRLLGHMISEFRGKHGFGYDPLFLVPEYGKTLAELPFEIKNRISHRGKALSQLLPLFKIADPLQDGL is encoded by the coding sequence ATGAAGCTTCTGGTTGCAACCAAAAACGCGGGGAAACTCCGGGAGATTTCGGCCCTGTTCGTCAATCAGGGGGTTGAGGTTCTGGGTCTGAACAGTTTCCCGAATGCCCCGGATGTGGTTGAAGACGGGGACAGCTTCTCTGCAAATGCGCGCAAAAAAGCCTTGGAAATTGCCCGGTTTTCAAACTGTCTGACCCTGGCAGATGACAGCGGACTTGTGGTGCCGGAGCTGGGTGGGGCACCCGGAATATTCTCGGCGCGCTTCGCCGGAGAAGCTGCGACTGATGAGCAGAATAATTTGAAACTGCTCAATGAGCTGAAGACAATTCCACCTGAGAAACGGCAGGCCTACTTCTGCTGTGTCATGGCACTGGCCGATCCTGAAGGGCGCTGCCGGACCAGTGAAGGTCGTCTGTTGGGGCACATGATCAGCGAATTTCGGGGGAAACACGGATTCGGCTATGATCCGCTCTTCCTGGTGCCGGAATATGGCAAAACTCTGGCGGAGCTGCCGTTTGAGATAAAGAATCGTATCAGCCATCGCGGCAAGGCGCTGTCTCAGTTGCTGCCGTTATTTAAGATCGCTGATCCCTTGCAGGATGGACTGTGA